Proteins from a single region of Crassaminicella profunda:
- a CDS encoding M48 family metallopeptidase — MKFYDENLGIEFSTEYRNRKTFEIRIEPPNRVTVRAPKGSKEEDVLKIVGAKEKWIRDKLSFFKGIDYTKMKKEYVNGEIFLYLGEEYPLKVIMDYSIKKPVVKLEKETFYITTNTEDENMLKKAMKEWYRKKTLEEIMKRTAYFQKNFLLKPNKIKVKDQKKRWGSCSSKMNLNFNLRCIMMPRAIIDYLVVHEMCHMVHMNHSKAFWQLVGKIIPDYKERRMWLKENGMRMHI; from the coding sequence ATGAAATTTTATGATGAAAATTTGGGAATCGAATTTAGTACCGAATATAGAAATCGAAAAACCTTTGAAATTAGAATAGAGCCTCCTAATAGAGTTACTGTAAGAGCACCAAAAGGCTCCAAAGAAGAAGATGTATTAAAAATTGTTGGGGCAAAGGAAAAATGGATTAGGGATAAGCTATCTTTTTTTAAAGGAATAGACTATACAAAGATGAAAAAAGAGTATGTAAATGGTGAAATTTTTCTGTATTTAGGGGAGGAGTATCCACTAAAGGTTATTATGGATTATTCTATAAAAAAGCCAGTAGTAAAGCTTGAAAAGGAGACATTTTATATTACTACCAACACAGAAGATGAAAATATGTTAAAAAAGGCTATGAAAGAGTGGTACCGAAAAAAGACATTAGAAGAGATCATGAAAAGAACAGCCTATTTCCAAAAAAATTTTCTATTAAAGCCTAATAAAATTAAAGTAAAAGATCAGAAGAAACGCTGGGGAAGTTGTAGTTCTAAGATGAATTTAAATTTTAATTTAAGGTGTATAATGATGCCTAGAGCTATAATAGATTACCTTGTTGTTCATGAAATGTGTCATATGGTGCATATGAATCACTCTAAGGCCTTTTGGCAATTGGTTGGGAAAATCATACCAGACTATAAAGAACGAAGAATGTGGCTAAAAGAGAATGGGATGAGGATGCATATTTAA